A stretch of the Drosophila sulfurigaster albostrigata strain 15112-1811.04 chromosome 2L, ASM2355843v2, whole genome shotgun sequence genome encodes the following:
- the LOC133850735 gene encoding Golgi-associated plant pathogenesis-related protein 1 isoform X1 gives MSVQALHKTTTMTVRVSFVILFCTMLLDNSSAASFEQEVLKAHNEYRARHGAAPLVLNSQLSQLATQWAKYLMANNRMEHRQNNNYGENIYWASGGNLDGADAVRSWYNEIKQYNWRSPSFQSNTGHFTQVVWKGSQKLGVGFAKRGDTIFVVCNYDPPGNYMNQFQSNVSPQ, from the exons ATGAGTGTTCAGGCA ctccataaaacaacaacaatgactgTACGAGTTTCGTTTGTGATATTGTTTTGTACAATGCTCCTCGACAACAGTTCAGCAGCTTCC TTTGAACAGGAGGTACTTAAGGCCCACAATGAATACAGAGCTCGCCACGGTGCAGCTCCCTTGGTGTTAAATTCCCAACTGTCTCAACTAGCTACTCAATGGGCGAAG TATCTGATGGCCAACAATCGCATGGAGCATCGTCAGAATAATAATTACGGCGAGAACATCTATTGGGCATCTGGTGGAAATCTTGACGGGGCCGATGCTGTTAGATCCTGGTACAATGAAATCAAACAATATAACTGGCGTAGTCCTTCATTTCAATCCAACACTGGCCACTTTACCCAAGTCGTTTGGAAGGGTTCCCAGAAATTAGGCGTGGGATTTGCAAAACG TGGAGACACCATATTTGTGGTGTGCAACTACGATCCTCCAGGCAATTACATGAACCAGTTTCAGAGTAACGTTAGTCCACAATAA
- the LOC133850735 gene encoding Golgi-associated plant pathogenesis-related protein 1 isoform X2 has product MSVQAFEQEVLKAHNEYRARHGAAPLVLNSQLSQLATQWAKYLMANNRMEHRQNNNYGENIYWASGGNLDGADAVRSWYNEIKQYNWRSPSFQSNTGHFTQVVWKGSQKLGVGFAKRGDTIFVVCNYDPPGNYMNQFQSNVSPQ; this is encoded by the exons ATGAGTGTTCAGGCA TTTGAACAGGAGGTACTTAAGGCCCACAATGAATACAGAGCTCGCCACGGTGCAGCTCCCTTGGTGTTAAATTCCCAACTGTCTCAACTAGCTACTCAATGGGCGAAG TATCTGATGGCCAACAATCGCATGGAGCATCGTCAGAATAATAATTACGGCGAGAACATCTATTGGGCATCTGGTGGAAATCTTGACGGGGCCGATGCTGTTAGATCCTGGTACAATGAAATCAAACAATATAACTGGCGTAGTCCTTCATTTCAATCCAACACTGGCCACTTTACCCAAGTCGTTTGGAAGGGTTCCCAGAAATTAGGCGTGGGATTTGCAAAACG TGGAGACACCATATTTGTGGTGTGCAACTACGATCCTCCAGGCAATTACATGAACCAGTTTCAGAGTAACGTTAGTCCACAATAA
- the LOC133847329 gene encoding uncharacterized protein LOC133847329 gives MYRANFNKINTGQVDISECFYQRRPVYGVHETDRYSRNLEMTECRNFLLQLGLRQYCVNQLTMELMQRPDVDLLQMRESWNRVKQMMGPQRKSEADTIVLREIQQLLQERQINTQKRDRSPSPPREIRTSTPTYANRGNFGCDDFDRPNMQNQSPRAQPPGNFRSPYIEPQYREEDVYNIHEDPRDLQDRHQAIRYDDSGENRINDNCNRYPQHEQLGKNYNPLLQQEQFNYNCDPSYPQQEQLQRNMCNYREEAPQPFPLRENNRNNYDTQSREIPREQHLYRENNYDAYPRERLRDQQNHENEFHSRNYNNSFPREHLRDQQSYLEDSGNETGNLTRQQMNFYDDGGNKNHNHNYQPYSHEQRRQQFPRNDNYRYERSNQGKESQEPKRRRLEELPRQREFRISEFVMPYIKYRKDPLPQPERISFAIGFYQRRRTFLAGGMKETANQENEPLEPFVAPFNPHRQTYKKIRRTIRAAWKDVYVTQEYSKWDLWWRGHKWCGDAIENELRRYADVNFNEMSFLVNKLYYGKRKDAVNKLFRMINLAFSDSNDFHATLSTICEMMNLQFLTNLKTSEMGQLQDLIRYVPNESWVYKMKAFVYLWARYSSIQCFVDLTLPTEDKEVLATKNQWNRPMFHWMAREAFAELKRISAIEWPEHKKTFREN, from the exons ATGTATCGtgctaattttaataaaataaatactggACAA GTAGACATTTCTGAATGTTTTTATCAACGACGGCCGGTTTACGGAGTCCATGAAACTGACAGATATTCTAGGAACCTGGAGATGACGGAGTGTAGGAACTTTCTGCTGCAGTTGGGACTAAGACAATACTGTGTCAATCAACTGACGATGGAGTTGATGCAACGACCCGACGTTGATCTGTTGCAGATGCGTGAAAGTTGGAATCGTGTCAAGCAGATGATGGGACCACAACGAAAAAGCGAAGCGGATACTATCGTGTTGCGTGAGATACAACAGTTGCTGCAAGAACGTCAGATTAACACACAGAAGAGGGATAGATCACCGTCGCCCCCACGTGAGATAagaacttcaactccaacttaCGCCAATAGGGGTAATTTTGGTTGTGATGATTTTGATCGACCCAATATGCAAAATCAATCTCCCAGGGCGCAGCCGCCGGGAAACTTTCGCAGTCCTTATATTGAACCGCAATATCGTGAGGAGGACGTTTACAATATACACGAAGATCCTCGTGATCTACAAGATCGTCATCAAGCCATCCGTTACGATGATAGCGGCGAAAATAGGATAAATGACAATTGCAATCGCTATCCGCAGCACGAGCAGCTCGGCAAAAATTATAATCCTCTTTTGCAGCAGGAACAGTTCAATTACAACTGCGATCCTTCTTATCCGCAGCAGGAACAGTTGCAGCGTAATATGTGCAATTATCGTGAGGAAGCTCCTCAACCCTTTCCCCTTCGAGAAAATAACCGAAACAACTACGATACACAGTCGAGGGAAATCCCAAGAGAGCAACACCTCTATCGGGAAAACAATTACGATGCATATCCGAGGGAGCGTTTACGAGATCAACAGAACCATGAAAATGAGTTCCATAGCAGAAACTACAATAATTCATTTCCGAGAGAGCATCTGAGGGATCAGCAGAGCTATCTGGAAGATAGTGGTAATGAAACTGGTAACTTGACCAGGcaacaaatgaatttttacGACGACGGcggaaataaaaatcataaccACAATTATCAGCCATACTCACATGAGCAAAGGCGACAACAGTTTCCACGTAATGACAATTATCGATATGAGAGAAGTAATCAAGGAAAAGAGTCTCAAGAGCCCAAAAGACGCCGTTTAGAAGAGCTACCGAGGCAAAGAGAATTTCGCATCAGTGAATTCGTAATGCCCTACATAAAATACAGAAAAGATCCGTTGCCACAACCGGAGCGCATTTCCTTTGCCATCGGTTTTTATCAACGTCGGCGTACTTTCCTAGCCGGTGGCATGAAAGAAACGGCAAACCAAGAGAATGAACCCTTGGAACCCTTTGTTGCGCCTTTTAATCCTCATCGCCAAACATATAAGAAAATTCGACGAACTATACGCGCCGCTTGGAAGGATGTTTATGTCACCCAAGAGTATTCGAAGTGGGATCTCTGGTGGAGGGGGCACAAGTGGTGTGGCGATGCCATTGAGAATGAGCTTAGACGCTATGCAGAcgttaattttaatgaaatgtcaTTTCTGGTCAATAAGCTTTATTATGGAAAACGCAAAGATGCAGTTAACAAGTTATTTCGTATGATAAATTTAGCATTCAGCGATAGTAACGATTTTCATGCCACGCTATCGACCATATGTGAAATGATGAATCTTCAGTTCCTAACGAACTTAAAGACCTCAGAGATGGGACAACTACAGGATCTTATACGATATGTGCCCAATGAATCGTGGGTTTATAAAATGAAGgcatttgtgtatttgtgggCTCGCTACAGTTCCATACAATGTTTCGTTGATCTAACATTGCCAACCGAAGACAAGGAGGTGTTGGCCACAAAAAACCAGTGGAATCGTCCGATGTTCCATTGGATGGCCCGAGAGGCTTTCGCTGAACTCAAAAGGATCAGTGCTATTGAGTGGCCAGAACATAAGAAAACCTTTCGCGagaattaa
- the LOC133850729 gene encoding MKRN2 opposite strand protein, producing MTTTSTTTITSDPGILCFHHCNVKVFCFTLPHTCPHCNAQLDADANAAPDNTTGDATITRLLPFRLPYPFVRATQHPCAIVLRPSTGDFLNDYSNATDLHIAVTTSAGDIVEFDRYGLRRHRRDDNPRDWRQSLLVGDLPEPWHDYWDEILEQICGQSSRWSIECYEETSHNCYAFVLAFLQALGHAQLSDAARTKTSFCEKYIVPRTTTAGKYISLYRRLRHAGIHVHRQQPKQSKHRAPRVDICDGLENSKLPTNKTKFANNMTARSLGRQKLCTIEE from the exons atgacaacaacatcTACAACCACAATTACCTCAGATCCGGGCATTCTGTGTTTTCATCACTGCAACGTGAAAGTTTTCTGCTTCACATTGCCACACACTTGCCCCCATTGCAACGCGCAACTCGATGCGGATGCAAATGCCGCTCCAGACAACACAACTGGAGATGCGACCATAACGAGGCTGCTGCCCTTTCGTTTACCCTATCCCTTCGTCCGTGCCACGCAACATCCCTGCGCCATTGTCCTGCGACCCTCGACGGGCGATTTTCTCAA CGATTACAGCAACGCGACAGATTTGCATATCGCGGTGACCACATCCGCCGGCGACATTGTCGAATTCGATAGGTATGGACTCCGACGGCATCGGCGCGACGATAATCCCCGCGACTGGCGGCAGTCGCTGCTAGTCGGCGATTTGCCGGAACCCTGGCACGACTACTGGGATGAGATCCTCGAGCAG ATATGCGGCCAGTCGTCGCGTTGGTCCATCGAATGCTACGAGGAGACTAGCCACAATTGCTACGCATTTGTCCTGGCTTTCCTGCAGGCGCTGGGCCATGCCCAGCTTAGCGATGCCGCCCGCACCAAGACCAGCTTCTGCGAGAAGTATATTGTGCCCCGCACCACCACCGCCGGCAAATACATCTCTCTCTATCGCAGACTGCGACACGCGGGCATTCATGTGCATCGTCAGCAGCCGAAGCAGTCCAAACACCGTGCCCCCAGAGTGGATATCTGCGATGGCTTGGAGAACAGCAAACTGCCAACGAACAAAACAAAGTTCGCCAACAATATGACAGCACGTTCGCTTGGGCGTCAAAAGCTTTGCACCATCGAGGAGTGA